A single window of Hyla sarda isolate aHylSar1 chromosome 2, aHylSar1.hap1, whole genome shotgun sequence DNA harbors:
- the ERCC5 gene encoding DNA excision repair protein ERCC-5, giving the protein MGVQGLWKLLECSGRPVNPETLEGKILAVDISIWLNQAVKGARDRHGNAIQNAHLLTLFHRLCKLLFFRIRPIFVFDGEAPQLKKQTLAKRRQKKDTAASEAKKTNEKLLKTFLKRQAVKAALSGSNNRNEEFPSLSQVQRKEEEDIYALPPLEENERNSSEEEEEREWKERMDHKHLLQDEILANPNSVDIDSEDFNSLPPEVKHEILTDMKEFAKRRRTLYEAMPEDSNDFSQYQLKGLLKKNNLNRCLNNVRKEMNQQHMGELCAQFETEGGFMKEVETRRLISEDTSHYILIKGLKSKAEEKKDDVPEQAVPSSSSDMPKTYLDMKLASAHRPKKTKDSVPGEAPPSPRTLLAIQEAMMESSSDEDPPNSGMTQSYEIASESVGIVDGSVSPRTIKAIQEALKEDEIGLSRKRPVEICDGSNMEQPKAKVLVISSSDEEDEALVIESGDQMAHVISEASHKGESSATGHTSGRDKSISSLAPVTLEASSEMESSGHTSGRDKSISSLAPVTLEASCEMESSGHTSGNKLMISSLAPVTLEASCEMESSGHTSGRDKSISSLAPVTLEASCEMESSGHTSGNDKSISSLAPVTLEASCEMESSGHTSGNDKLMISSMLAVTNQSELPHKLYINHKDNKDQNVQGVKTTLFHSKDIPLEGYLKPFSSDINIPASIKPLDDRNLQDPSSNLVIPISELEKSDLKLSEKTNSELTPSKKGTDIHPSAYEPSVSSSLLQKSPVLVASEAQEQAALLPPQQKATEEDTTCNQEESTANVPDIRNVPLISESIPIVDEESDKEKEMDSDSDGSFIEVESDLGDSNSNLAQTTESTKDTMERQINDAMAAESTSTAQLENSVTEDEQAHVQIAALQQNEESQDREAESNEWQDISLEELESLENNLFVQQTSLQAQRQQQERVAASVTGQMYLESQELLRLFGIPYVVAPMEAEAQCAILDLTDQTSGTITDDSDIWLFGARHVYKNFFSQNKYVEYYQFSDMQNQLGLDRSKLINLAYLMGSDYTEGIPSVGYVSAMEILNEFSGHGLEPLMKFKEWWTEAQKNKKTRPNPQDTKVKKKLRNLELHPAFPNPAVADAYMKPVVDDSKGAFAWGRPDLEEIREFCESRFGWYRSKTDDVLLPVLKQLNTQQTQLRIDSFFRLEKHDAHGVKSQRLRRAVTCMKRKERDNEALEVEEATGLMAEEVALEDKKNTNLSRNRQKGKKKNEKKLESPPSESVEGGFLGSGAKPLSPKNEKSFGDNLEKDTQKLNSCTNSYKQTKPSKSSQVVSSVKTETLETSSSSDDEDKVVLVAAKPVFQGKKRKPRTLKGQRN; this is encoded by the exons ATGGGAGTTCAAGGACTTTGGAAGCTTCTTGAATGTTCTGGAAGACCTGTAAATCCAGAGACTTTGGAAGGAAAAATCCTTGCTGTTG ATATCAGCATTTGGTTAAATCAAGCAGTGAAAGGAGCAAGAGATCGGCATGGGAATGCTATCCAAAACGCTCATCTGCTCACTTTATTCCATCGTCTGTGTAAGCTTCTGTTCTTCAGGATACGGCCTATCTTTGTGTTTGATGGTGAAGCACCTCAGCTGAAGAAACAGACTCTT GCAAAAAGGAGACAGAAGAAGGATACAGCAGCGAGCGAGGCTAAGAAAACAAATGAGAAGTTGCTGAAAACCTTTTTGAAGAGACAAGCTGTTAAAGCTGCCTTGTCAGGGAGCAACAAtag gAATGAAGAATTTCCAAGCCTCTCGCAGGTACAGAGAAAGGAAGAGGAAGATATTTATGCCCTACCCCCCTTGGAGGAGAATGAAAGAAATAG CtccgaagaggaggaggaaagggaATGGAAAGAACGAATGGATCATAAACATCTACTTCAG GATGAAATCTTGGCCAATCCTAATTCAGTGGACATAGACTCTGAAGACTTTAATAGTCTTCCTCCAGAGGTAAAGCATGAAATCCTGACTGACATGAAGGAGTTTGCAAAACGCAGAAGGACATTATATGAAGCTATGCCAGAG GACTCCAATGACTTTTCCCAGTATCAACTGAAAGGACTCCTGAAAAAAAATAACTTGAACAGGTGCCTTAATAATGTACGGAAAGAGATGAACCAGCAGCACATGGGGGAGCTCTGTGCTCAGTTTGAGACAGAAGGGGGATTTATGAAGGAGGTTGAAACTCGCCGCCTGATCTCGGAGGATACTTCTCATTATATTCTAATTAAAG gacTTAAGTCAAAAGCAGAAGAAAAGAAAGATGATGTGCCTGAGCAAGCAGTGCCCTCTAGTTCTAGTGATATGCCAAAAACTTACCTCGATATGAAGCTGGCTTCTGCCCATAGACCTAAGAAAACAAAGGATAGTGTTCCAGGAgaagcacccccctccccaagaACACTATTAGCTATACAGGAAGCAATGATGGAAAGCAGCTCTGATGAGGACCCCCCTAACAGTGGCATGACCCAAAGCTATGAGATAGCATCGGAGTCTGTTGGCATAGTAGATGGCAGTGTCTCACCCAGAACCATAAAAGCAATTCAGGAGGCTCTTAAGGAAGATGAAATAGGTTTGAGTAGGAAAAGGCCTGTTGAGATATGTGATGGATCAAATATGGAGCAACCTAAAGCCAAGGTTCTGGTTATTAGCAGCTCAGATGAGGAAGATGAAGCATTGGTTATTGAGAGTGGAGATCAAATGGCCCATGTTATATCTGAAGCAAGCCATAAAGGGGAGAGTTCTGCTACTGGGCATACAAGTGGCCGTGATAAGTCGATCAGTAGTTTGGCCCCTGTGACACTTGAAGCAAGCAGTGAGATGGAGAGTTCTGGGCATACAAGTGGCCGTGATAAGTCGATCAGTAGTTTGGCTCCTGTGACACTTGAAGCAAGCTGTGAGATGGAGAGTTCTGGGCATACAAGTGGCAATAAGTTGATGATCAGTAGTTTGGCCCCTGTGACACTTGAAGCAAGCTGTGAGATGGAGAGTTCTGGGCATACAAGTGGCCGTGATAAGTCGATCAGTAGTTTGGCCCCTGTGACACTTGAAGCAAGCTGTGAGATGGAGAGTTCTGGGCATACAAGTGGCAATGATAAGTCGATCAGTAGTTTGGCCCCTGTGACACTTGAAGCAAGCTGTGAGATGGAGAGTTCTGGGCATACAAGTGGCAATGATAAGTTGATGATTAGTAGTATGCTCGCGGTTACAAACCAGAGTGAGCTGCCACACAAGTTATATATAAACCACAAAGACAATAAGGATCAGAATGTGCAGGGTGTTAAGACAACTCTCTTCCATTCCAAGGATATACCTCTTGAGGGATATCTGAAACCTTTTTCCAGTGATATTAATATACCAGCTTCTATAAAACCCTTAGATGACAGGAACCTTCAAGACCCATCCAGTAACTTAGTTATTCCAATTTCTGAACTGGAAAAATCTGATCTAAAGTTAAGTGAAAAAACTAATTCTGAACTTACACCCAGTAAAAAGGGAACTGACATTCATCCTTCAGCATATGAGCCTTCAGTGTCTTCATCACTACTACAAAAAAGTCCTGTTCTGGTGGCATCTGAGGCCCAAGAACAGGCAGCCCTATTGCCACCACAACAGAAAGCAACTGAGGAGGACACAACTTGTAACCAAGAAGAATCTACTGCTAATGTTCCAGACATAAGAAATGTCCCTTTGATTTCTGAAAGCATACCGATAGTTGATGAAGAATCAGACAAAGAGAAAGAAATGGACTCTGACTCTGATG GTAGTTTCATTGAAGTGGAAAGTGATTTGGGTGATAGTAACTCAAATCTAGCACAAACAACTGAATCTACCAAGGATACAATGGAAAGGCAAATCAATGATGCCATGGCGGCAGAATCCACCTCAACTGCACAGTTAGAAAACTCTGTCACAGAAGATGAACAGGCACATGTCCAGATTGCTGCATTACAGCAAAATGAGGAATCCCAAGATCGAGAAGCTGAGTCTAATGAATGGCAAGACATAAGTCTG GAGGAACTTGAGTCATTGGAGAATAATTTATTTGTTCAGCAAACCTCACTCCAGGCACAAAGACAGCAACAGGAACGTGTCGCTGCCTCTGTCACAGGACAGATGTACCTAGAAAGCCAG GAACTTTTGCGTCTGTTTGGTATTCCTTACGTTGTAGCTCCTATGGAGGCAGAAGCGCAGTGTGCTATTTTAGACCTGACTGATCAAACCTCAGGCACCATCACAGACGATAGTGATATCTGGCTGTTTGGGGCACGACATGTATACAAGAATTTCTTTTCTCAAAATAAATATGTGGAATATTACCAGTTTTCTGATATGCAGAATCAGCTGG GTTTAGATCGTTCTAAACTTATTAATTTAGCATACTTGATGGGGAGTGACTATACTGAAGGAATACCCTCAGTGGGCTATGTTTCTGCTATGGAGATACTGAATGAATTTTCTGGGCATGGTCTAGAACCTCTGATGAAGTTCAA GGAATGGTGGACAGAAGCCCAAAAGAATAAGAAAACCAGACCTAATCCCCAAGATACCAAAGTGAAGAAGAAGTTACGGAATCTAGAGCTACATCCTGCATTTCCTAATCCAGCTGTAGCTGATGCATATATGAAGCCTGTGGTAGATGATTCCAAAGGAGCTTTTGCCTGGGGACGGCCAGACCTAGAAGAAATCCGAGAAT TTTGTGAGAGCCGCTTTGGCTGGTATCGATCCAAGACTGATGATGTCTTACTGCCAGTACTGAAGCAGTTAAATACACAACAG ACCCAGCTCCGGATTGATTCTTTCTTTCGGCTGGAGAAACATGATGCTCATGGTGTGAAGAGTCAGCGACTGCGCAGAGCGGTAACTTGTATGAAAAGAAAGGAAAGGGATAATGAAGCTCTAGAAGTAGAAGAGGCCACTGGACTGATGGCAGAAGAGGTTGCACTTGAGGATAAGAAAAATACAAACCTTAGTAGAAACCgccagaaaggaaagaaaaaaaatgagaaaaaattagAAAGTCCTCCATCTGAGAGTGTTGAAGGTGGCTTTCTTGGGTCTGGAGCCAAGCCTTTGTCTCCTAAGAATGAAAAATCATTTGGTGATAACTTGGAGAAGGATACACAAAAACTCAACAGTTGCACAAACTCTTACAAGCAAACAAAACCAAGCAAATCTAGCCAAGTTGTCTCAAGTGTAAAGACTGAAACACTGGAAACAAGCAGCTCAAGTGATGATGAAGACAAGGTAGTGCTAGTAGCAGCCAAACCTGTATTTcagggaaagaaaagaaaaccaaGAACTCTAAAGGGCCAAAGGAATTAA